The Candidatus Krumholzibacteriota bacterium DNA segment GGAAGGTAGATGATCGCGGTTTTTCCCTGAACTCCGTCACCATCCCTTCCTGTGAGATCCGGACCATTCCAAACCTGCTCCTCTGTACCGCCTTGACCTTGCTGCAGGCTATCGTCACGGGCTTGTCCATGCCGCGGTGGTAATCGATCAGTTCGCTATAGTCCATCGCGTATACCTGGTCCCCGGAGAGGACAACGGTGTTTTCAGATCCTGAATTTCGTATCAGGTCGATATTCTGATAAAGGGCATCGGCGGTTCCAAGATACCATTTTGATTTCTCACCCTGGTAGACCGGCTGCAGGATGTAGACGCCGCCAGTTTTTCTGTCAAGGTCCCAAGGTTTACCCATCCTTATATGTTCGATCAGCGATTTTGGGCTGTATTGCGCGAGGATCGCGATGTCTGTGAGTCCCGCGTGAACGCAGTTGCTCAGGCAAAAATCGATTATCCTGTATTTTCCTCCGAAGGGAACTGCCGTTTTCGCGCGATGCCTTGTCAGAGCGGAAAGTTCTCTTCCGGTACCTCCCGCAAGGATCATTGTCAGGGTCTTCAAAAACCACCTCGTGTTATCACATTAAACCGGCAGGGATCCTGATCAGTGAGCAATCATAAGCGATACTCGATGAGTCGTATCGAGCCAGTCATGAAGAAGAAGGGCGTAGTCTATCCCCATCGAAATATTCCATGGGCCGAAATCATTAAGCAGTACGCCGATTCCCGCTGTAGGCCTTCCCATATCATATCCGCCGCGAAGCGAGACAAGGTCCCTTATCATCAGTTCTCCCCCAAGATGGAAATCGGCACTTGCCCTGCCGATCCAGAACTGGGATACGCCTTTCATGTTCTCATACCTGAAATCACCATCGACGGAAAACAGCAGAACGCTTCCCATTCCCTGAAGATGGATCGGATATCCCATTCCGACCTTGAGGGCCGGATATATAAATTCTCTTTTTCCCGTACTCCAGCTTATATAAGTCCCTGTCGCGTCCTGTAATTTTGCTCCCACCGAAAGGTTTCTCCACAGATCCCTCTTGATGATCCCCAGATCGACCCCTATACCAAAACTCGAGACACCGGTGACCTGGTCGTTTCTGATGATCTTTACCGAACCTCCAATATCGCCGAAACTCATCTTCTGTCCATAAGAGAGAAAGAAAGCGAAATCATTGACGCTTTCCAGGGGAAAATCGGCATAGTTGCGAGTCAGGTTTTCGCCAAGCCATGGTTCGAAACGATCGTCTCCGTCAGAGTTCCCTATCATCCCCTCGATCGGAATGATCCTGATATCATCGATCCCCATGTGGATCACGCTCACACCCCAGGAAGATTCGCCTGCCTTTAAAGGAAAGACTGCTGAAAAAAAGTTATAATCGATTATGCTTCCGAATCTTTCCGAATGCATGAATGACATCGTGTAGTCGTTCGGCGTCATCATAAGGGAACTGAATCCGGCTATACCCGCTGGATTCCAGAAAACCGCCGTTGCGTCATCAGCTATCGAGGTAAAAGCTCCACCCATCGCCATTGCCCTTGCCCCTCCCCCAAGAGCCATGAATTCTCCGGCATACTTGTCCGCCCTGGCTCCGGCTGAAAATACAAAAAGCAACGCGCATGCGATCACTGTTGTCCTTTTCATCAATTACTCCGTTTTCCCAGGGGGTTCACGCATCTGACGCTTCGAGACAAGTTTGATAAAGCTTTTTTCATATCTTCTTCTACTGTTGATTATAACAGATTTATCCTTGACGGACAAATGCATTCATCCCATTTGACCTGAAGATCATCCAAGTCCGTATTCCTTCAATCGGCGATACAGAGTCCTTTCCGAAAGCCCCAGCTGTCTTGCAGTCATCTTCCTGTTGCCGTTATATCGAATAAGCGCTTCCCTGATAGCTTCCTTTTCGATCTCGTCGAGATCCTTTCCTTTTTCACTTCCCGCTTCCTCGACTTCATACCAGTTGCGCAGCCTGCCGCTTACCGAGACCCCATTGTCTTTAAGGATGCCCAGGATCTCCTTTACATCGGTGTGAAGCGAAAGAAGGGAGTTGAGTATGATCTCTCTTTCCATCTCTTCCCTTGTCCTCTGAACATGGATGGGAAGGTCGGGGAAACTCTGGGCTGGCCTTTTCTCATCAAGCCTTTTTCCAAGGTCAGCGTAGGTGATCATCCCCGTTCTGCTCAGGACCACCATATTATCCATAATATTGGCAAGTTCACGGATATTACCGGGCCATGTATAATTCTGAAGAAGTTTCACGCACCCCTTTTCCATACCCCTTATCTCTTTGCCATGCTTTTTCATCGAGATCTTTATAAAATGCCTCGCCAGAAGGTCGATGTCATCCTGCCTCGCCCTCAATGGAGGGATTGTGATCTGCACGACCTTCAACCTGTAATAAAGGTCTTTTCTGAATTCTCCCGATCCCACGTCCGATTCGAGTTCCCTGTTGGTCGCCGCGATCACTCTCAGATCGGTATTAAGCCTCTCATTTCCGCCGACCCTGTAATATTCTCCCGTCTCCAGCACTCTGAGAAACTTCACCTGCATCCTAAGGCTCATCTCTCCGACTTCGTCGAGAAACAGAGTCCCCTTGTCTGCCCTTTCGAACAGACCCTGCCTTTTAGCCATCGCTCCCGTAAATGAACCTTTTTCATGACCAAACAGTTCGCTTTCCAGAAGAGTCTCGGCCATCGCTCCGCAGTTGATCGCTTCGAAGTTCTTTGATCTCCTGTTACTCCTCAGATGAAGAGCCTTCGCGATCAATTCCTTGCCTGAACCGCTCTCTCCCATTATAAGAACGGAGACTTCAGTCGGAG contains these protein-coding regions:
- a CDS encoding sigma-54-dependent Fis family transcriptional regulator, which encodes MNPEIWTLVDNEEIKGLLQSLAIEEGLRLIHCVDLSAALNFTEPEGGVILAIDSSEKYENYLTVLRRFDKNFINYEVIVFGREKTIDEIEADIDSGVDLYISQPPESTEEFLLRASHLVALRRIKSSSGMVGRSRPLNEVIETVLQVAPTEVSVLIMGESGSGKELIAKALHLRSNRRSKNFEAINCGAMAETLLESELFGHEKGSFTGAMAKRQGLFERADKGTLFLDEVGEMSLRMQVKFLRVLETGEYYRVGGNERLNTDLRVIAATNRELESDVGSGEFRKDLYYRLKVVQITIPPLRARQDDIDLLARHFIKISMKKHGKEIRGMEKGCVKLLQNYTWPGNIRELANIMDNMVVLSRTGMITYADLGKRLDEKRPAQSFPDLPIHVQRTREEMEREIILNSLLSLHTDVKEILGILKDNGVSVSGRLRNWYEVEEAGSEKGKDLDEIEKEAIREALIRYNGNRKMTARQLGLSERTLYRRLKEYGLG
- a CDS encoding PorV/PorQ family protein — encoded protein: MKRTTVIACALLFVFSAGARADKYAGEFMALGGGARAMAMGGAFTSIADDATAVFWNPAGIAGFSSLMMTPNDYTMSFMHSERFGSIIDYNFFSAVFPLKAGESSWGVSVIHMGIDDIRIIPIEGMIGNSDGDDRFEPWLGENLTRNYADFPLESVNDFAFFLSYGQKMSFGDIGGSVKIIRNDQVTGVSSFGIGVDLGIIKRDLWRNLSVGAKLQDATGTYISWSTGKREFIYPALKVGMGYPIHLQGMGSVLLFSVDGDFRYENMKGVSQFWIGRASADFHLGGELMIRDLVSLRGGYDMGRPTAGIGVLLNDFGPWNISMGIDYALLLHDWLDTTHRVSLMIAH